In Candidatus Thermoplasmatota archaeon, the genomic window GACCGTTACCCAAGCTTCTGGCTTGCAGAGAGAGCTTCGCCGTCGAAACACGCTATTTCCTTGATTTCCCTCTTCAACCTGAGAAGCTACCAAGATGTAGGTTCAGCGAAGGCGGTGAATGAGAAAATGGAGGCGAATACTGGACCAAGAAAGGCCCGGAGCAAGTCGATCTCCATCTGCCAAGTCGATACCGTCAACGCAGGGTTTGAGGCGGGGATTACAGGGCGGTGTTCGGTTGAAAGAGTCTGAAGAGAAGTTCCGGAGCATCTTCGAGAACGCGAATGACGGCTTGATGTTTCTCGACACGTCCGGAAAGGTCCTGGATGTCAATGAGAGTGCCGTTCGAATCTTTGGTGAGTCGAAAGAAGAACTGATAGGGAGGCACTTCACAGACGTATGTGCGGTTTCTCCGGAAAAGACATCAATAGTGGAGACCAGTTTCAGAGAAGTCCTTGCGGGAAAGAAGTTCATTCTACCATTGCAAATCAAGAACAAGAAAGGTCAGGAGATCGACATAGAGTGTTCGGCCAGTCTCGTGCAATCAGAGGGCAAAGCCCTGGGCGTGATAGCTGCCGCGAGAGACGTCACCGAGCGCAAGAGGGCGGAGAGAGAGCTTCGAAGGAATGAGGAGCGGCTGAAGATACTGTTCGAGTATGCGCCTGATGCCTGCGTTTTGTTCGACATGGAGGGAAACTTCGTGGACGGGAACAGGGCGGCAGAGAGATTGCTGGGTTACACGAGGGACGAGGCGATCGGGAAGAACATATTCGACCTGGAAGTGTTTCTTCCAGATGGCACCGAGAAAGCCCTTGAGAAGCTGGCGAAGAGCGTGAACGGACAGCCCACGGGACCCGATGAATTCGTGCTGATCCGAAAGGACGGCAAGCCGGTGACGGTGGAGACGAGAACATTCCCCGTGCGTATCGAGGGTCGGAAGCTGATATATGCAATCGCCCGTGACATCACCCTCCGCAAGTGGGCCGAGGAGGCAAAGGACAAACTGCTCTCCAACACGTCACACGAACTCCGAACTCCCCTCACGAGCATCGAGGGATACGCCAGATTCATGCTTTCTGGAAGAGCCGGAGATCTGTCGGACGAGCAAGAGAAATGTCTCGAAGTCATCGTCGAAGAATCGGACAGGCTGGGAGGGTTGATAGACAATTTCCTCGATTTGATAACGATCGACATCGAAGGTCTCAGGATGGACGTGAAGGAGGTCTCAATCGCTCAGATCGTCGACCGAGTCGTCTCCTCCATGGAGATCGAACTGAAGAAGAAGAGGATATCCTTGTCCAAGAAGTTCCCGTCCGTGTTGGGTCCCGTCAGAGGCGATGAGACGAGATTGAACCAGTTGTTCTCCAATCTTCTCAGCAATGCCATCAAGTTCACGCCAACCGGCGGCTCGGTGGAGATTCGGTCGAGGATGAGCAGTGAAGGCGTTATCGTTGAGGTGGCGGACACGGGCATAGGCATATCTTCCAAGGACATTCCCCACATTTTCGAAAGGTTCTATCAAGCGGACAGTTCATCTGCGCGGAAGTTCAAGGGCGTAGGCCTGGGTTTGGCGATATGCAGCGAGATCGTTGATGCCCACGGAGGACGCATCGAGGTGGAGAGCGAGCTTGGCAGGGGCTCGGTTTTCCGTGTGATCCTGCCGCAGGTTGAGGAGGCTCTGGATGGCGAGTAAGAAGATACTGGTGGTCGATGACGAACAGAATATTCTCGACCTGGTGGAAATGA contains:
- a CDS encoding PAS domain-containing sensor histidine kinase, encoding MKESEEKFRSIFENANDGLMFLDTSGKVLDVNESAVRIFGESKEELIGRHFTDVCAVSPEKTSIVETSFREVLAGKKFILPLQIKNKKGQEIDIECSASLVQSEGKALGVIAAARDVTERKRAERELRRNEERLKILFEYAPDACVLFDMEGNFVDGNRAAERLLGYTRDEAIGKNIFDLEVFLPDGTEKALEKLAKSVNGQPTGPDEFVLIRKDGKPVTVETRTFPVRIEGRKLIYAIARDITLRKWAEEAKDKLLSNTSHELRTPLTSIEGYARFMLSGRAGDLSDEQEKCLEVIVEESDRLGGLIDNFLDLITIDIEGLRMDVKEVSIAQIVDRVVSSMEIELKKKRISLSKKFPSVLGPVRGDETRLNQLFSNLLSNAIKFTPTGGSVEIRSRMSSEGVIVEVADTGIGISSKDIPHIFERFYQADSSSARKFKGVGLGLAICSEIVDAHGGRIEVESELGRGSVFRVILPQVEEALDGE